Proteins co-encoded in one Synechococcus elongatus PCC 6301 genomic window:
- the glmS gene encoding glutamine--fructose-6-phosphate transaminase (isomerizing), whose product MCGIVGYIGTQPASHILLEGLRQLEYRGYDSAGIATLWDHQLQIVRAEGKLHNLQAALQNHDSPAHLGIGHTRWATHGKPEVRNAHPHKDMSGLVAVVQNGIVENYRELREALQAEGIEFVSDTDTEVIPNLVARHFRQLAAAGSAPDSRLLEAVRLAVQELEGAYAIAVLCVDAPDEIVVARQQAPLVIGFGQGEFFCASDTPAIINHTRAVVTLENGEMARLTPLGVEIFNFQGDRLRKQPRLLSGTSLLAEKQGFRHYMLKEIYDQPGVVRSWLSTHLNDNWRADAADEPAQVAPYPHAQTPVILNLPDELLNDLEQVQILACGTSWHASLVGRYLLETLAGVPTQVYYASEFRYAPSPLVRNTLTIGVTQSGETADTLAALEKEGERRSGLGPEFAPRLLGITNRSESTLAHVVPHILDIQAGIEVGVAATKTFLGQVLAFYGLAIDLAYRRSSQSHEKLEALIAGLKRIPDQIEQLLREQDGAIESLAHQFTETQDFIFMGRGINFPIALEGALKLKEISYIHAEGYPAGEMKHGPIALLDSKVPVVAIAVPGSVYDKVLSNAQEAKARDARMIGVIPDGPDANMFDHYLWVPIVDELLSPLLTVVPLQLLSYHIAALRGLDVDQPRNLAKSVTVE is encoded by the coding sequence ATGTGCGGCATCGTTGGCTATATCGGCACTCAGCCTGCCAGTCACATCCTCTTGGAGGGTTTGCGGCAGCTGGAGTATCGCGGCTACGATTCAGCCGGTATTGCGACCCTATGGGATCATCAGCTCCAAATTGTGCGGGCGGAAGGTAAGCTCCATAATTTGCAAGCTGCACTGCAAAACCATGACAGCCCCGCCCACCTTGGCATTGGCCATACTCGTTGGGCAACTCACGGTAAACCGGAAGTTCGGAACGCCCACCCGCACAAAGACATGAGCGGCTTGGTGGCAGTTGTCCAGAACGGCATTGTTGAAAACTACCGTGAACTGCGCGAAGCGCTGCAAGCCGAAGGCATTGAGTTTGTCTCGGATACCGATACGGAAGTCATCCCCAACTTGGTTGCGCGCCACTTCCGGCAATTGGCAGCAGCAGGCAGTGCACCAGATTCAAGACTTTTAGAAGCAGTTCGTCTGGCCGTGCAGGAGCTGGAGGGGGCCTACGCGATCGCGGTGCTCTGTGTGGATGCCCCAGACGAGATTGTGGTTGCGCGCCAGCAAGCACCGCTGGTGATTGGCTTTGGCCAAGGGGAATTTTTCTGCGCCTCGGATACACCTGCGATCATCAATCACACCCGAGCGGTGGTGACGCTTGAGAACGGTGAGATGGCACGACTGACCCCGCTTGGGGTTGAGATCTTCAACTTCCAGGGCGATCGCCTGCGCAAGCAACCGCGACTACTGAGTGGCACCTCCTTACTGGCGGAAAAACAAGGCTTCCGCCACTACATGCTCAAGGAGATTTACGACCAGCCCGGCGTGGTGCGTAGCTGGTTGAGCACCCACCTCAATGACAATTGGCGCGCGGATGCCGCCGATGAACCGGCTCAGGTGGCTCCCTATCCCCACGCGCAAACGCCCGTCATTTTGAACCTGCCCGATGAATTACTGAACGATCTTGAACAGGTTCAGATTCTGGCCTGTGGGACCAGTTGGCACGCTAGCCTCGTCGGACGTTACTTGCTCGAGACTTTGGCGGGGGTTCCGACACAGGTTTATTACGCCTCGGAATTTCGCTATGCACCGTCGCCCTTGGTGCGCAACACCCTGACGATTGGGGTGACGCAATCGGGTGAGACGGCAGACACCCTCGCGGCTTTGGAGAAAGAAGGCGAACGGCGATCGGGTTTGGGGCCAGAGTTTGCACCGCGCCTGTTGGGTATTACCAACCGCTCGGAAAGTACGCTAGCCCACGTGGTGCCGCACATTCTCGATATCCAAGCAGGAATTGAGGTGGGCGTTGCAGCTACGAAGACCTTTTTAGGACAGGTGCTTGCTTTCTATGGTTTGGCGATCGATTTGGCCTATCGACGCAGCAGTCAGTCCCACGAAAAACTTGAGGCCTTGATCGCTGGGCTAAAGCGGATTCCAGATCAGATTGAGCAACTGTTGCGGGAACAGGATGGAGCAATCGAATCGCTGGCGCATCAATTCACGGAGACTCAGGATTTCATCTTCATGGGTCGGGGGATTAACTTCCCAATCGCCCTTGAAGGGGCACTGAAGCTGAAGGAAATTAGCTACATCCACGCAGAGGGCTATCCGGCGGGTGAGATGAAACATGGGCCGATCGCGTTGTTGGATTCTAAAGTGCCGGTCGTGGCGATCGCAGTGCCGGGTTCGGTGTATGACAAGGTACTTTCGAATGCGCAAGAAGCCAAAGCACGGGATGCGCGGATGATTGGCGTGATTCCTGATGGCCCAGATGCCAATATGTTTGACCATTACCTCTGGGTGCCGATCGTCGATGAATTACTCTCACCTTTACTGACGGTTGTGCCGCTGCAATTACTGAGCTATCACATTGCTGCTCTGCGCGGTTTGGATGTCGATCAACCCCGAAATCTTGCGAAGTCAGTGACGGTTGAATAG
- a CDS encoding DUF433 domain-containing protein: MSTDLLKRITSDPDICHGKPCIRGMRYPVELILELLGSGMTTEEIITDYDDLESDDILAVLLFAARLSQVKSIYKIAS, from the coding sequence ATGTCCACCGACTTACTAAAGCGAATCACATCAGACCCAGATATCTGCCATGGCAAGCCCTGTATCCGTGGCATGCGTTATCCAGTTGAGTTGATTCTTGAGTTATTAGGGTCTGGGATGACGACGGAAGAAATCATCACTGACTATGATGATCTGGAGTCTGATGACATTTTGGCAGTTCTTTTGTTCGCAGCTCGCCTTAGTCAGGTCAAGAGTATTTACAAAATTGCATCATGA
- a CDS encoding DUF5615 family PIN-like protein, giving the protein MRFLIDAQLPIRLARLLREFGYDTIHTRELPAQNKTPDSTINLISLQDKRIVITKDSDFVNSFLASQKPYKLLLISTGNIKNSDLEALFVANLGAMVKLLDQHSYIEVSRDSITVHC; this is encoded by the coding sequence ATGAGATTTTTGATTGATGCTCAACTTCCGATTCGACTGGCACGACTGCTTCGCGAATTTGGATATGACACAATTCACACCAGAGAACTTCCTGCTCAAAACAAGACTCCAGATTCGACCATAAACCTCATATCTCTTCAAGATAAAAGAATTGTCATTACCAAAGACTCAGATTTCGTAAACTCTTTCCTTGCCAGTCAAAAGCCTTACAAGCTTCTCTTGATCAGTACAGGCAATATCAAAAATTCAGATTTGGAAGCTCTTTTTGTCGCTAATTTAGGTGCCATGGTAAAACTTTTAGATCAGCATAGCTATATTGAAGTGAGCAGGGACTCAATCACTGTTCACTGCTAA
- a CDS encoding tetratricopeptide repeat protein, whose translation MKRTALLALLAALSCSGTAFSPAQAFTPYVPDLDSKYLEEQGLVLAQEAAQLLQFQQIEFAQRQAALATQLAPNDFRVWLVLADASLRLNQLDPAIAALEKAQKLSPREPAILFALGSARFRQGNYSEAASFLQRGLAIKPDSSGALFGLGNVYLIQKQYPPAIAAFQKAVQVKPDFWEAINNLGLVSYEQGDRNQALNYWNRAIELSKDAAEPVLAKAVLVYQQGQTEEAVRLAQQALGKDSQYVSLDFLKEQLWGDCLLADTNRLFQAPGLQATLLEARQRAQTP comes from the coding sequence GTGAAGCGAACTGCTCTCCTTGCCTTGCTTGCCGCTCTCAGTTGCAGTGGGACAGCGTTCTCACCCGCCCAAGCCTTTACGCCCTACGTACCGGATCTCGATTCGAAGTATCTGGAGGAACAGGGGTTAGTGCTGGCACAGGAAGCGGCGCAGCTGCTGCAATTCCAGCAAATTGAATTTGCTCAGCGGCAGGCAGCCTTGGCAACGCAGTTAGCCCCTAATGATTTTCGAGTTTGGTTGGTGCTGGCGGATGCGAGTTTGCGGCTCAATCAACTTGATCCGGCGATCGCTGCCCTAGAAAAAGCGCAAAAACTGTCGCCCCGAGAGCCTGCAATTTTGTTTGCGTTGGGTTCAGCGCGGTTCCGACAAGGCAATTACAGCGAGGCTGCGAGCTTTTTGCAGCGAGGTCTGGCGATTAAGCCAGATTCGTCGGGTGCGCTGTTTGGTTTAGGCAATGTGTATCTCATTCAAAAGCAATATCCGCCTGCAATCGCGGCTTTTCAAAAAGCGGTTCAGGTGAAGCCTGATTTCTGGGAAGCAATCAATAACCTCGGCTTAGTCAGTTATGAACAGGGCGATCGCAATCAAGCGCTAAATTATTGGAATCGGGCGATCGAGTTGAGCAAAGATGCAGCAGAGCCTGTGCTCGCTAAAGCCGTTTTGGTCTATCAACAGGGCCAAACTGAAGAGGCCGTTCGACTCGCTCAGCAAGCTCTCGGCAAAGATAGCCAGTACGTCAGCCTCGATTTCCTCAAAGAACAGCTCTGGGGCGATTGCCTTTTGGCTGATACTAATCGCCTCTTCCAAGCGCCTGGGCTCCAAGCAACTCTCCTTGAAGCTCGTCAACGCGCCCAAACCCCATAG
- the queG gene encoding tRNA epoxyqueuosine(34) reductase QueG encodes MVATLAEQIKAEAIALGFDKVEIASVDPPDTEALAALDRWLAQGYQAEMDWMASDRRRDVRNLLPNAQSVICVALNYYSGDHPDPSPEVGKIARYAWGRDYHRVVEKRLKALARWLQTQQPDCECRWYVDSGPIADKVWAQRAGLGWIAKNSNVISREFGSWIFLGELVTTLALPADRPHTAHCGSCSRCLEACPTQAIVEPYVVDANRCIAYHTIENRAADLPAAIAQNLQGWVAGCDICQEVCPWNQRFAQITTLPDLQPRSELLAPALAELATLSEEAWDQQFQGSALRRIKPAMWRRNSRANLRQQSEGNRLS; translated from the coding sequence ATGGTTGCAACGCTTGCAGAGCAGATTAAGGCCGAAGCGATCGCCCTCGGCTTTGACAAAGTCGAGATTGCGAGCGTCGATCCACCCGATACGGAAGCCTTGGCTGCACTCGATCGCTGGTTGGCCCAGGGCTATCAAGCGGAAATGGACTGGATGGCCAGCGATCGCCGGCGGGATGTGCGGAATTTGCTGCCCAATGCGCAGTCCGTGATTTGTGTCGCGCTGAACTACTACAGCGGCGATCATCCTGACCCGTCGCCTGAAGTGGGCAAAATTGCTCGCTATGCTTGGGGGCGCGACTATCACCGCGTGGTCGAAAAGCGACTGAAAGCCCTCGCCCGTTGGCTGCAAACTCAGCAGCCGGACTGCGAATGTCGCTGGTACGTCGATAGTGGCCCGATCGCAGATAAAGTCTGGGCGCAACGAGCTGGCCTAGGTTGGATCGCCAAAAATAGCAATGTCATCAGTCGCGAGTTTGGTTCCTGGATTTTTCTGGGGGAACTGGTGACGACTTTGGCGTTGCCCGCTGATCGTCCGCACACAGCCCATTGCGGCAGTTGCAGCCGATGTCTAGAGGCTTGCCCGACCCAAGCGATCGTGGAGCCTTATGTGGTTGATGCCAATCGCTGCATTGCGTATCACACGATCGAGAACCGAGCGGCAGACTTGCCCGCCGCGATCGCCCAGAATCTCCAAGGTTGGGTGGCGGGCTGTGATATCTGCCAAGAGGTTTGCCCTTGGAATCAACGCTTTGCCCAAATAACCACCCTTCCGGATCTCCAGCCGCGATCGGAGTTGCTGGCTCCTGCCCTAGCGGAGTTGGCGACTCTCTCGGAGGAAGCCTGGGATCAGCAGTTCCAAGGGTCGGCGCTGCGTCGCATTAAACCCGCCATGTGGCGGCGCAATAGCCGGGCCAACCTGCGCCAGCAGTCTGAAGGGAATCGGCTAAGCTAG
- the pgl gene encoding 6-phosphogluconolactonase, with product MSRHGINLHNDHQPEWNQCREPEMSVHQSVLADFAAVVSAAQTLVLETASRAIAERGTFRLALSGGSTPKALYEQLATSEADWANWQIFWGDERYVPNDHPDSNERMARQAWLDQVPIPAEQIHPLPTQSADPWQDAAIAETDLRRAFQVQEPAWPVFDLVLLGLGDDGHTASLFPGTAALEEQSRLVTVGDRGGQPRLTFTAPLINQARTVVFLVSGAAKQEALKRALAATGDSQQTPVRLIQPVTGQLYWLLDRDAAVLL from the coding sequence GTGAGTAGGCACGGCATCAACCTGCACAATGACCATCAGCCAGAATGGAACCAGTGCAGAGAGCCTGAGATGTCTGTTCATCAATCTGTCTTGGCCGATTTTGCAGCGGTCGTGTCTGCAGCTCAAACGCTGGTGTTAGAAACTGCCAGTCGGGCGATCGCGGAGCGAGGCACGTTTCGTTTGGCCTTGTCAGGCGGCAGTACGCCCAAGGCGCTGTACGAGCAGTTGGCTACTTCAGAGGCAGACTGGGCCAACTGGCAAATCTTCTGGGGAGATGAACGCTACGTTCCCAACGATCATCCTGATAGCAATGAGCGGATGGCGCGCCAAGCTTGGCTGGATCAGGTGCCGATTCCGGCCGAGCAGATTCACCCGCTGCCCACTCAGTCCGCTGATCCTTGGCAAGATGCCGCGATCGCGGAGACAGATCTGCGGCGAGCTTTTCAAGTGCAGGAGCCAGCCTGGCCGGTGTTTGACTTAGTCCTCCTGGGACTAGGAGACGATGGCCATACGGCATCCCTGTTTCCGGGAACCGCTGCCTTGGAGGAACAAAGCCGTCTTGTGACGGTAGGCGATCGCGGCGGACAACCACGCCTCACGTTCACGGCACCGTTGATTAACCAAGCGCGAACGGTGGTGTTTTTGGTTAGTGGAGCAGCCAAACAAGAAGCACTAAAACGTGCCTTGGCGGCAACAGGCGATAGTCAACAAACGCCCGTCCGCCTGATTCAGCCTGTTACAGGGCAACTCTACTGGTTGCTCGATCGCGATGCAGCGGTGTTGCTGTAG
- a CDS encoding glycosyltransferase family 8 protein produces MPGVINSAVQNSRQRETLRFNIVVPTGQTEHFQALLETTFPSPQFQWRLGTFQPSADLADYLAHKYSRDRGERLLGRFMQFSRVWLPQVFPDLTRILYFDTDVVLLEDPAILDQQAGDFNDQIFFAAVPHSRPAWLYFKKPWRAHSYIKAMGTTFNSGVMVTDLRFWTEAVYQRIQAALDRDRQFRYRFLEPGDEALLNACFPNYRALPKRWNRCGYGNARFVARLLACDPQEAAIIHWSGGHHKPWNTHDIIYGDLWRRYANLPGLLLPNPI; encoded by the coding sequence TTGCCAGGCGTCATCAACTCGGCAGTCCAGAACAGTCGCCAGCGCGAGACTTTACGATTCAATATTGTTGTGCCGACGGGGCAAACTGAGCATTTTCAAGCCCTGCTCGAAACAACCTTTCCCTCGCCGCAGTTCCAGTGGCGACTCGGGACTTTTCAACCCTCTGCCGATCTGGCAGATTACCTCGCCCACAAATACAGTCGCGATCGCGGCGAGCGACTACTAGGGCGCTTCATGCAGTTCTCACGCGTCTGGCTGCCGCAGGTGTTTCCGGACCTAACGCGGATTCTTTATTTCGATACTGATGTTGTTCTGCTTGAAGACCCAGCCATTCTCGATCAACAAGCAGGAGACTTCAACGATCAGATTTTCTTTGCAGCTGTGCCTCACTCTCGACCTGCTTGGCTGTATTTCAAGAAGCCATGGCGAGCCCACAGCTACATTAAAGCCATGGGAACCACCTTTAACAGTGGCGTGATGGTGACTGACCTACGCTTCTGGACAGAGGCGGTCTATCAACGTATCCAAGCGGCCCTCGATCGCGATCGCCAATTCCGCTATCGCTTCTTGGAACCTGGTGACGAGGCTCTCCTCAACGCCTGCTTCCCGAACTACCGTGCCCTACCAAAGCGCTGGAACCGCTGTGGCTATGGCAATGCTCGCTTTGTCGCTCGGCTGTTGGCCTGTGATCCACAAGAGGCAGCAATCATTCACTGGAGCGGCGGTCATCATAAGCCGTGGAATACCCACGACATCATCTATGGCGATCTCTGGCGGCGCTATGCCAATCTCCCGGGCCTACTCCTACCCAACCCCATCTAG
- a CDS encoding carbohydrate ABC transporter permease, protein MTALRDRLSPYLFLAPALTILGLTVFWPALQAFYFSFTRFDYNLTRSPQWVGLENFQRLLNDAVFWKTLGNTFIYLIGVVPLLVFLPLGLAILVNRPLRGITLFRLAYYTPVIVSIVVAGIAWRWLYAETGLLNQLGQLVFGEGFQPIPWLTSPALALFSVMAVTVWKGLGYYMVIYLAGLQGIPLELYEAAALDGSDGWRRHLDITLPLMRPYLVLVAVISAISATKVFEEVFIMTQGGPLNSSKTVVYYVYQQAFQKLEVSYACTVGLALFLVVLTLSLLRLRFGASDPVL, encoded by the coding sequence ATGACTGCATTGCGCGATCGCCTGTCCCCCTACTTATTCTTGGCACCGGCGCTGACAATCCTTGGTCTGACGGTGTTTTGGCCAGCGCTGCAAGCCTTTTATTTCAGCTTCACCCGCTTTGACTACAACCTGACGCGATCGCCCCAGTGGGTCGGCCTCGAAAATTTTCAGCGGCTGCTTAACGATGCCGTCTTTTGGAAAACTCTTGGCAATACGTTTATCTATCTCATTGGTGTCGTGCCGCTGCTGGTCTTTCTACCGTTGGGCCTAGCAATCTTGGTCAATCGCCCACTACGCGGCATTACTCTATTCCGCTTGGCCTACTACACCCCCGTCATTGTCTCGATCGTGGTTGCAGGAATTGCTTGGCGGTGGCTCTATGCCGAAACAGGTCTACTCAACCAACTCGGGCAGTTGGTGTTTGGCGAAGGATTCCAACCGATTCCTTGGCTGACCAGTCCAGCCTTGGCGCTCTTCAGTGTGATGGCCGTGACGGTCTGGAAAGGACTGGGCTACTACATGGTGATTTATCTCGCCGGTTTACAGGGCATCCCTCTCGAACTCTACGAAGCTGCGGCCTTGGATGGTTCGGATGGCTGGCGACGCCACTTAGACATCACGCTGCCCCTGATGCGTCCCTACCTTGTTCTGGTTGCGGTGATTTCAGCAATTTCTGCAACCAAGGTCTTTGAAGAAGTTTTCATCATGACCCAAGGAGGCCCACTCAATAGCTCTAAAACTGTTGTCTATTATGTCTATCAGCAGGCCTTTCAAAAGCTAGAAGTCAGTTATGCCTGTACTGTTGGTCTTGCACTGTTTTTAGTCGTGTTGACGTTGTCTCTGTTGCGTCTACGGTTTGGCGCTAGCGATCCGGTGCTGTAG
- the aroB gene encoding 3-dehydroquinate synthase gives MSVQIPVALPQNAYEIAIANGGLAAAGTWLQQADLKAGTKLLIVTNPAIGRRYGDRLVAALQEAGFIVDCLTLPAGERYKTPATVQRIYDKALELRLERRSALVALGGGVIGDMTGFAAATWLRGISFVQIPTSLLAMVDASIGGKTGVNHPRGKNLIGAFHQPKLVLIDPETLQTLPVREFRAGMAEVIKYGVIWDRDLFERLEASPFLDRPRSLPANLLTLILERSCRAKAEVVAKDEKESGLRAILNYGHTIGHAVESLTGYRIVNHGEAVAIGMVAAGRLAVALGLWNQDECDRQEAVIAKAGLPTRLPEGIDQAAIVEALQLDKKVQAGKVRFILPTTLGHVTITDQVPSQTLQEVLQAIANP, from the coding sequence ATGTCCGTTCAAATCCCTGTTGCTCTGCCGCAAAACGCCTACGAGATTGCGATCGCGAATGGGGGATTGGCCGCAGCAGGGACTTGGTTGCAGCAAGCTGATCTGAAGGCGGGCACGAAACTTCTGATTGTGACCAACCCGGCGATCGGGCGGCGTTACGGCGATCGCCTCGTGGCAGCACTGCAAGAAGCAGGTTTCATCGTCGACTGCCTGACCCTACCGGCTGGCGAACGCTACAAAACGCCAGCAACAGTTCAACGCATCTATGACAAAGCCCTAGAACTGCGGCTGGAGCGCCGTTCGGCCTTGGTCGCCTTGGGTGGCGGCGTGATTGGTGACATGACAGGTTTTGCGGCGGCAACCTGGTTGCGCGGCATTAGCTTTGTGCAGATCCCGACCTCCCTGCTGGCAATGGTTGATGCTTCGATTGGGGGCAAAACCGGCGTCAATCATCCCCGTGGCAAAAACCTGATCGGGGCGTTTCATCAACCCAAGCTGGTGCTAATTGATCCAGAAACGCTACAAACCCTGCCCGTACGGGAGTTCCGTGCCGGCATGGCTGAGGTAATTAAGTATGGCGTGATTTGGGATCGGGATTTGTTTGAGCGGTTGGAAGCAAGCCCCTTTCTCGATCGCCCGCGATCGCTACCGGCCAATCTCCTAACGCTGATCTTAGAGCGCTCCTGTCGCGCCAAAGCAGAGGTGGTTGCCAAGGATGAAAAAGAATCGGGCTTGCGGGCCATCCTCAACTACGGCCATACGATTGGCCACGCCGTCGAAAGTCTGACAGGCTATCGCATCGTTAACCATGGCGAAGCTGTGGCGATCGGGATGGTTGCGGCGGGACGGCTGGCTGTGGCGCTAGGACTCTGGAATCAGGATGAATGTGATCGCCAAGAAGCCGTGATTGCTAAAGCGGGCTTACCAACACGCCTACCAGAAGGGATTGATCAAGCTGCAATCGTCGAGGCTCTACAACTCGACAAAAAAGTGCAGGCAGGCAAGGTACGGTTTATTCTGCCAACGACGCTCGGCCACGTCACGATTACCGATCAGGTACCGAGCCAAACCCTGCAAGAGGTGCTGCAGGCGATCGCCAACCCCTAA
- a CDS encoding ester cyclase, translating to MLKPSIGVILQPSKALLAEDAEIQGVLGQGLFDRIEPVWRQLIEGYGMQLSIQELIAEGNVVAARYLETGTFRKPAFGQQPTGRSYELVAIEWFEIENGKIKRRWGVRDSASQARQLGLLTS from the coding sequence ATGTTGAAGCCTTCAATCGGGGTGATCTTGCAGCCCTCAAAAGCACTCCTAGCAGAGGATGCTGAGATCCAGGGCGTTTTGGGACAAGGGCTTTTCGATCGAATCGAGCCCGTTTGGCGTCAATTGATCGAGGGCTACGGCATGCAATTGAGCATCCAAGAACTGATTGCGGAAGGCAATGTGGTTGCCGCTCGATACCTCGAAACAGGAACGTTTCGGAAGCCAGCGTTTGGACAGCAACCGACAGGTCGATCCTATGAGCTGGTGGCGATCGAATGGTTTGAGATTGAAAACGGCAAAATTAAACGGCGCTGGGGTGTTCGCGACTCTGCTTCACAAGCTCGTCAGTTAGGGCTGTTGACTTCTTGA
- a CDS encoding MAPEG family protein encodes MTTDLICLLILALWTLPLNHIPAIGRASKAGLDWAMSNRDRQPEVPEWVGRADRAQRNHLDNLAMIASVILIAQITGKADGTTAIASIVLLLARIAHSLTYLAGLPLPRSLSYFVSIAALLTIVWRLFA; translated from the coding sequence GTGACCACCGATTTAATTTGCTTGCTGATTCTGGCCCTGTGGACCCTACCGCTGAACCACATTCCCGCCATTGGACGGGCTAGCAAAGCCGGTCTGGATTGGGCCATGAGCAATCGCGATCGCCAGCCAGAAGTGCCGGAGTGGGTGGGTCGTGCCGATCGTGCCCAGCGCAATCACCTCGATAATCTGGCGATGATTGCCAGCGTGATTTTGATTGCGCAGATCACAGGCAAAGCGGATGGGACAACTGCGATCGCTTCGATTGTGCTGCTGCTAGCCCGCATCGCCCACAGCCTCACTTACCTAGCTGGTTTACCCCTACCGCGATCGCTCAGCTACTTTGTCTCTATCGCAGCCCTGCTAACCATTGTCTGGCGTCTGTTTGCCTGA
- a CDS encoding pentapeptide repeat-containing protein, with product MANAEHLAFLRRGTAVWSRWRSQNPTVIPDLRQADLSFVDLVNVDLERADLTGAILVGADLRRAWLRGAILREADCSGANLLGADLLRSDLCRAQLVGSNLRRAMLNDSILAEANCRQACLQQADLVRAILYRTDFTAADLHEADLSHAFIYDVNFTSVDLSHTDRRWSRPGTELAEHERWAWTRTHSNHSAFIE from the coding sequence ATGGCGAATGCAGAACATCTGGCATTTCTGCGGCGCGGCACAGCGGTCTGGAGTCGCTGGCGATCGCAAAATCCAACAGTCATTCCCGATCTTCGCCAAGCGGATCTCTCCTTTGTCGATCTCGTCAATGTCGATCTGGAGAGAGCAGATCTGACGGGCGCGATTTTGGTTGGTGCGGATCTGCGGCGAGCTTGGTTGCGGGGTGCCATTCTCCGAGAGGCAGACTGTAGCGGTGCGAATTTGCTCGGGGCCGATCTCCTGCGATCGGATCTCTGTCGGGCGCAATTGGTGGGTTCGAATCTGCGACGGGCGATGCTCAACGACAGCATCTTGGCCGAGGCTAACTGTCGCCAAGCTTGCTTGCAGCAAGCGGATTTAGTGCGGGCGATTCTCTATCGCACAGACTTTACAGCAGCGGATCTACATGAGGCTGATCTCAGTCATGCCTTCATCTACGACGTGAATTTTACGAGTGTTGATCTCAGTCACACTGATCGCCGCTGGAGTCGCCCTGGTACAGAGTTGGCTGAACATGAGCGCTGGGCTTGGACCCGTACTCATTCAAATCATTCGGCCTTTATCGAATAG
- a CDS encoding AI-2E family transporter: MRLGQWLGFTGILAAAYILWQLRQVMLLLFAAVVLAVIINHLARQLQQRLRWSRRTSLAVTLLGITIGGGLLIALLLPPLLVQFQELLRLAPQGFAKLLTWVEERLVDVVKILPGFSDDRSARSFVDSTIRDLIQGFGDRRNWSSFSQQLGPLARNFLSIFNNTLAAAAQLLLVIVLMLMMLSNPQAYRQTFLRLLPSFYRRRADEVLSACEISLSDWFLGILISSSAIAILSWLGLVILGVKLALVNAIIAGFLNLIPNLGPTLSAVFPISIVLLDEPWKAWVVLVIYIIIQQLESYWLTPTIMARQVSLLPALTLIAQIVFASIFGLAGLILALPLAVVAKVFFEQVLIHDVLDRWQHLHYFKHPEWIGPHPESAPPAIAEEETF, encoded by the coding sequence ATGCGCCTCGGGCAGTGGCTTGGTTTCACCGGCATCCTAGCAGCCGCCTACATTCTCTGGCAGTTGCGGCAGGTGATGTTGTTGCTGTTTGCCGCCGTGGTCTTGGCGGTGATCATTAACCATTTGGCGCGACAGCTGCAGCAGCGTTTGCGGTGGTCGCGGCGGACCTCCCTGGCGGTGACGCTCTTGGGCATCACGATCGGCGGCGGTTTGCTTATTGCTCTGCTGCTGCCGCCGTTGCTAGTGCAGTTTCAAGAGTTGCTGCGCTTGGCACCCCAAGGCTTTGCCAAGTTGCTGACTTGGGTGGAAGAGCGGCTCGTGGATGTCGTCAAGATTTTGCCCGGTTTCAGTGACGATCGCAGTGCCCGCAGCTTTGTCGACTCGACCATTCGGGACCTGATTCAGGGTTTTGGCGATCGCCGCAATTGGAGCTCGTTCTCCCAGCAACTCGGGCCGTTAGCTCGCAATTTTCTTTCCATCTTTAACAACACCTTGGCTGCCGCTGCTCAGCTGCTCTTAGTCATCGTGTTGATGCTGATGATGCTCAGCAATCCCCAAGCCTATCGTCAGACTTTTCTACGCCTACTGCCTTCCTTCTATCGACGCCGCGCTGATGAAGTTCTCAGTGCCTGCGAGATCTCCCTCAGCGACTGGTTTCTCGGTATTTTAATCAGCTCCAGTGCGATCGCTATTCTCAGCTGGCTAGGATTGGTGATCCTCGGTGTCAAGCTCGCACTGGTGAATGCGATTATTGCGGGATTCCTCAACTTAATTCCTAACCTCGGACCCACACTTAGTGCTGTTTTTCCAATTTCTATCGTGTTATTAGATGAACCTTGGAAAGCTTGGGTGGTGCTGGTCATTTACATCATTATTCAGCAACTTGAAAGCTACTGGCTAACGCCGACGATTATGGCGCGTCAAGTCTCGCTGCTGCCGGCCTTGACCCTGATTGCTCAGATTGTTTTTGCCAGTATTTTTGGCCTAGCAGGTCTGATTTTGGCCTTGCCGCTCGCTGTGGTGGCCAAGGTCTTCTTTGAGCAGGTTTTAATCCACGATGTGCTCGATCGCTGGCAGCACCTGCACTACTTCAAACATCCCGAGTGGATTGGTCCCCATCCCGAATCTGCACCCCCCGCGATCGCGGAAGAGGAAACCTTCTAG